In the genome of Halobacterium noricense, one region contains:
- a CDS encoding class II aldolase/adducin family protein produces the protein MLARERVAVVDHAPTLAELTPGRTGNLSVRRGDRFAATPTGVPYDEFDPADVPVVSLDGEVVAGEMKPTSEVPMHTGIYQRLDAGAIVHTHSTWATTLAVLGEELPPIHYMITAVGRKVPVADYAPYGTDDLAELVVEEMEAAESQACILAHHGLVVTGDDLASAVENTFVVENLCRVYLQARQHGTPEELSDEQLAAVEEKFQSYGQ, from the coding sequence ATGCTCGCTCGTGAACGCGTCGCGGTCGTCGACCACGCACCGACGCTGGCGGAACTGACTCCCGGGCGCACGGGGAACCTGAGCGTGCGCCGCGGCGACCGGTTCGCCGCGACGCCGACTGGCGTCCCCTACGACGAGTTCGACCCTGCGGACGTCCCGGTGGTGTCCCTGGACGGCGAGGTCGTCGCCGGGGAGATGAAGCCGACTAGCGAGGTGCCGATGCACACCGGCATCTATCAGCGGCTTGACGCGGGCGCAATCGTCCACACGCACTCGACGTGGGCGACGACGCTCGCGGTGCTCGGCGAGGAACTCCCGCCGATTCACTACATGATTACGGCGGTCGGGCGGAAAGTGCCGGTCGCGGACTACGCGCCGTACGGCACCGACGACCTGGCGGAGTTGGTCGTCGAGGAGATGGAGGCTGCCGAGTCACAGGCCTGCATCTTGGCCCACCACGGGCTCGTCGTTACCGGCGACGACCTCGCGTCGGCGGTCGAGAACACGTTCGTCGTGGAGAACCTCTGTCGGGTGTACTTGCAGGCGCGCCAACACGGGACGCCCGAGGAACTCAGCGACGAGCAGCTAGCGGCTGTCGAGGAGAAGTTCCAGTCCTACGGCCAGTAG
- a CDS encoding HAD family hydrolase, whose amino-acid sequence MSYEAVFFDLDDTLYSYPECNEAGKAAAFRKARELGYDVSREAFDNLYMESRREVKRELAGMASAHERFLYFKRALEIHTGTHHSRDALALGEAYWGTYVEEMELFDGVRETLAELQTGGVDVAIVSNLTTRIQMEKIDALGIEEHVDLVLTSEETGREKPASDMFTLPLAQLDRRPSEAVMVGNDVESDIEGGNAVGLTTVLFNGEADGETGYRQPDHQIDAFSEVLAVVL is encoded by the coding sequence ATGAGCTACGAGGCGGTGTTCTTCGACCTCGACGACACCCTCTACTCGTATCCGGAGTGCAACGAGGCGGGGAAGGCGGCGGCGTTTCGGAAGGCCCGCGAGTTGGGCTACGACGTCTCGCGGGAGGCGTTCGACAACCTCTACATGGAGAGCCGTCGCGAGGTGAAACGCGAACTCGCGGGGATGGCTTCGGCCCACGAGCGGTTCCTCTACTTCAAGCGCGCGCTGGAAATCCACACGGGCACCCACCACTCGCGGGACGCGCTCGCGCTCGGGGAGGCGTACTGGGGGACGTACGTCGAGGAGATGGAGCTGTTCGACGGCGTGCGGGAGACGCTCGCGGAACTGCAGACGGGTGGCGTGGACGTCGCCATCGTGAGCAACCTCACGACGCGCATCCAGATGGAGAAAATCGACGCGCTCGGCATCGAGGAGCACGTCGACCTCGTGTTGACCTCCGAGGAAACCGGCCGCGAGAAGCCCGCCAGCGACATGTTCACGCTGCCGCTCGCGCAGCTCGACCGGCGACCGAGCGAGGCCGTGATGGTCGGCAACGACGTCGAATCGGACATCGAGGGCGGGAACGCGGTGGGGCTGACGACGGTGTTGTTCAACGGCGAGGCAGACGGCGAGACCGGCTATCGCCAGCCCGACCACCAGATTGATGCGTTCAGCGAGGTCTTAGCTGTGGTACTGTAA
- a CDS encoding DUF7342 family protein, with amino-acid sequence MTDEQRDVWSDDLDSEDRVRRVADTLTQPRSASWVADQAAVNYKTARKYLEKLAGDARLQTTERDQTTLYYPNPRTEFFDELDELVSQHTKDELTAELAAMSDRIEDWQTTYDVADPDELRTTIDESLSVAERREREHVVDDWEYTQQMRMLVRHAIRLYDDLQQFTATNSPQRAEAAGDE; translated from the coding sequence ATGACTGACGAACAGCGCGACGTCTGGAGTGATGACCTAGACAGTGAGGATCGTGTTCGAAGGGTTGCAGACACGCTGACGCAGCCGCGGAGCGCGTCCTGGGTTGCCGACCAAGCAGCGGTCAACTACAAGACCGCACGCAAATACCTCGAAAAACTCGCCGGCGATGCTCGCCTCCAAACGACCGAACGCGACCAGACGACACTGTACTACCCCAATCCTCGGACGGAGTTCTTCGACGAACTTGATGAGCTAGTCAGCCAGCATACCAAAGACGAACTCACTGCGGAACTAGCCGCGATGAGCGACCGGATCGAAGACTGGCAAACGACCTACGACGTTGCGGATCCCGACGAGCTCCGGACGACCATCGACGAGTCGCTGAGCGTCGCCGAGCGCCGCGAACGCGAGCACGTCGTCGATGACTGGGAGTACACCCAACAGATGCGGATGTTGGTGCGGCACGCCATCCGACTTTACGACGACCTCCAGCAGTTCACCGCGACGAACTCCCCGCAGCGAGCGGAAGCCGCTGGGGACGAGTAG